In the Colletotrichum lupini chromosome 4, complete sequence genome, CCATTCCCAAATGCAAACCCACGCAATCAAAAAGTCCCATCCTGAAAGAGAAGAGAATCCTCCCAATCCTCATAGCAATAATCCTCTTCATCATCACCAAACTCGTCCTGCTGACGGCGCTTAAACTGCCCGTTCGTGGCCTCCCAAATCTTGCGGATCGCAGCCGGCAACGAGTCGAGCTTCTTCTGCGCCTCGCCCGCCTTGGCGCTGCGGTACGACTGCATGACCCGGTCGTCGCGCCACAGGTCCTTCTCGCCGCGTTTAGCGCGACGGATGTTGGCCGCGTACTTCATGTTGAGGACGATTTTCCCTTGGCCTAATGGTCCTTTTCCAGGGCAATCACCTCCATCGCCACCGCTACCATCACCATCACCGCCGCTGCTGCTACCGACGCTGACGCCCGTATTGACGAGAATCTCGATAAACTGACACGGCAAGCCGCGGAGCGTGCGGACGACCTCGGAGGATCGCTCGAAAAAGTCGAGAAACGAGACGTCACCCGTGCGCGGGTCGCGCTGGGGCGTGATGTCGATGGTGAGGGTGTGGATGCGCGGGCGGATGGGCCGCAGGCCGCGGAAGACGTTGATGGCGTTGGCCATGCTGAGGCGGTAGGGCGCGTTGGCGCGGTTGGCCTCGGCGACGATCATGAGCTTGCGGAACTTGTGGCCGAAGCGGCGGATGTCAATGTCGGCTGCCGTGTGGCCGTCAGCCAagaacgacgacgacgagggtCTGTTGGTGACGACATCGTCTTCGTCAGAGTACTCGTCCGCGCTGTCTGCCTCGTAGTCGGAGAGGGCGTCGTTGTCGGTGGCAAGCGGGTGTTGGACCACGATCTCGTTCTCGCCCTGCGCGTTAAGGGCGGGAAGTTCGGCGGCGTCGCGGAGGAGGTAGAGGAACGTGTTTTCGCCGTAGAGGGTGTTGAGAGCCTCCTTTCTGACTTGGCGGCATGTTCGAATGAGGTCGGTGCGGATGCCTACTCTGTTCCGGGGGTAGACTGCGGACCAGCCCTGGTGGACTCGGATGGGCTCGTCGGCGACTAGGATGTACTTGTAGATATCCTCTCTGATCTCGAGGGGAATTCGGAGAAAGGGGCAAGTGCGGCTCTTGGGCTGCGGCTCTGGCTCCGACTCCGGGGTGGCTGTTCTTGATAAGATGCCACTGTAGCGGCCTGAACTGGGTCTCGCCTGCCAGCTTCCAGGACGAACTACCTCTTTACCCTTGTTGCGAGGGATCGTGGACTTATTCTTCGGATCAGACCGAGAAGATTGAGACTGGAGAGGAGGAGACATCAAAGGAGCGCCCCAAGTGAAATGGGCCGTTGACTTCCTCGCAAAGGTTGCTCCATAATCACGCGGCGGGGGCCTCTCACGAACGGCATGGTAATCGTGAGCATTGGTGTTGCCGCCAGTTCTGCGTCGTTTGCTGGGTTGGATCGTGCCGTCGTCATTGCTGTCTTCTTCGACAACGACAATGGACCGCTTGTGGCCTGCGATGACGATTGTAGTCTCATCTGGCTTGGGAGTCTTTGACTTTTTGGCTGAGGCGCGTTTCCTCTGTTTCTTCTTCGAAGACGCGGCCTTGGATGTCTTGCTTCGAGGTGCGCTTGTAGTGGCCGGCTTCTTGACCAGACCGGAACTCTTGGCCACGCGGGAGACCTTGGATGGAGGCATACTGCAACTGATAGTGGGATCGGGACTGACTGTGTCTGAAGTCGAATTCAGCGCTCCCGCAACCGGCGAGagaataaatactttagatATATAGGCGTATGTCTGTGTAAGATTTCGTAGCAAATGACTTGAAGTTGTAAGAGTTCCCGTCAGTGCTACTTTAGTCAGTAAATGGTAAAGCTTACAACCCGCTGGCCCAATATCAAAGCATGCTTACCTTCCTTATTAGATTGTGCTTTGATCAAATCTTCAACCTGTTGTAGGATGAAGTGCCCGATAGGCAAGTCTCGTTGTCTTCAAAGCATAAAGAGGAAGAAAAGTCAACGGATAAATCAGAACGAGGGGCAAGAGCTACGAAGACTCTTGCTTCCTTTGAGACGATGGTTCCTTGAGGTAGTGAAGGGTGGGTAAAAGAGACTTGGAGGTTGCAATTATGCCTTCGTGAAGAATAAAGCCTCGCAAGGTAGCAACGAAGCAAAAGATTGTGGAAAGCTAATCTGTCTTGATTAGTGTGTGCTGCCCGTTGCTTTGATTCTCAGCCTTGGTCGGCGATTTGCTTATTGTCGTATGCCTCGTCGGCTGGAATACTTGGGAAAGAAGTTTGTGACGATAGAAGAGGAACTATTGTGGTGGAATGATATTGCGGTGAAATAATTGAGGCGCTAATGAGGTGTTGGTGGTGAAATAGAGCTGGAGGACAAACTCGTGAGATAAGCACTTGATGTCTTTTATATTGCCCTGGGAGGAAGGAAAGAGGGATCGTCCAATGCGCAGAAAATGAAGAGGGAAGGGGTACCTTTTGGAATGCCCGGGAAGAGCTCCCCTGAATTTGTTCTTGGGGGGGCAATGGAATCAATGTcaacgatttctgtagagaTACCTGGGTATGAGGCAGTTGCAGATGGGTATACCATCACAGGATGAGGAATTTAGTCTTGCGAAATGAATTATTGTCAAAGGATAGAGAGGATTTTGATCATCTGAAGCCAATAAGATTCCTAAGTAAAGAGACTCTAGAGGGTcaaaaagagttcaccccccGGTGTTGAACTggggctacatctcttggtGCTCATGCTGGGAATCGAACTTGgagcctgtcgtcgagtaggctgTGGGCGTAATTGCTGATTGTTGACCTTGAACCACTCCACCACCCATCccagtttgacctgaccTCCCGACCTAGAGAGGCGCCTGCTGGTTGGTGACAGGAATGGACTGAAGGGGGTATATGAAGGCATACTCCTGTGTATTCAGACAAGTGTATGCCTTACGTATCAAGCAAGATGGAGCTCGGGAAAGTGCTAAGCAGGTACAAGGGGGGACAATAATTCTAGTCAATGTTGCATCCTCTCAAACTATCAATCTTGACAAGAACTCTGGCTTCATGATCATGATGACGAGAGAGCCTGTTTCTGTTTTTATATTCATGAGACTCTAACTCAGTTTTTGTCGGTTTCACAGCGTCGGGGATTCCAATGCCCCCCAAAATCCTTTCTATGCTGCCCTCTCTTCCCGGCGCCTCTCCTCAGACACAGCCGGTACTATTTCAGGATGGCAAAATGACTTTTTAGAACACGCCTAGCAACGGCATTCCTTTGATTTGCGTACCAAGGATTACATAGTCCTCAAAATGACGGCCTGGAGGTCGGCTCCGTTGCTGTCGCCATGTCCGGAGGCCGGGCATGTTAAAGTGCCCCGGCTCGGCTTCTGGCCACCGATCGGCAAAGCTCCCGGTTGCCGTCGGATCCCTGTTCCGGCCCCGTGCAGCCGTGCACCCGCATCCGCAAGTGAGCCCTTTACTTGACTCAATGCAGTAACTTGACACTCTTAGTCGGGCCAGCGCTCCATGGCAAGTTATCGAGAAGCTTCTTTACCGGCGGTCATCAACTTATACAAAAAACCCAACACATGAATGAGGTTGTTTCTCAACGTTACTAGAATCGCACGAATTGGCTTATTCACTACGCACTTGACGCTGATTGAGATATATTATTTGAGCGCTCTGAATCTTAGAGACCAAGTTTCTCGCAGCAGGTACCCGTGGCTTTAATTCTTCATTTTTCCATCTCACCAACATTGTCGAGATCTGGGCTTTAATTTCTCAGAGTTCAAGGCCCATCGAAAAAGGAACTTGTGTGTGTACCCACATGCGACTCCGACTTTGTCAAACTGTCCTCGGAGTGAATCCCACCGGCTAACTCTATTCAGTTCACACCAGAGAAAAAGCCTCCATCACCAAGCCTCCAGCTTCGTCAAATCGGTCACAATGGGTTCCCTCGGTCCAGACGCCAAGAAGCCGTGGATCCAAACACCATGCATCGCATCAGCTACTCTGTCTCGCGCAGCAGGATGGTCAGTCTTCCCATGACACCTGCCTACCTGAACCCCGTCAACTGACACCACCCAGCAACATCTACCTCAAACTTGAAAACCTCCAACCCTCAGGCTCCTTCAAGTCCCGCGGCGTAGGCAACCTCATGgtccgcgccgccgccgacgcgCCCGCCGACCAAGAATCCCACTTCTACTGCTCCTCGGGCGGCAACGCCGGCCTCGCCTGCGCGACCTCGCCTGCGCGACCTCGGCCATCGCCCTCAACCGCAACGCCACCATCGTCGTGCCCATGACCACCTCCCCGCTCATGATCTCCAAGCTGCGCCTCCTCGGCGCCGACGTCCGCCAGATCGGCGCAAACTGGGCCGAGGCGGACGCCCACCTCCGCGAGGTGATGCTCGCCAACGACCCGGCGGGCGTGTACGTGCCCCCCTTTGACCATCCGCACGTCTGGGACGGCGCGGCCACTATTGCCGATGAGCTCGTCGCGGAGTTGGCATCATCGTCGCCGGGGAACGAGGTCGAAGTCAACGGGATTGTGTGCTccgtcggcggcggcgggttaCTAGCCGGTCTCGCGCAGGGCGTCGCGCAGAACCAGTGGCCAGGGAAGGAACCGCGGCTGATGGCCGTGGAGACGGTTGGCGCGGACAGCCTCAACGCCAGCGTGCTCGCCGGTGAGCACGTCACGCTGCCAGGGATCAAGTCCATTGCGGGATCGCTGGGTGCGGTGCGCGTTGCGGCGAGGGCGTGGGAGGTGGCGAGGGATACGCCCGGGTTCCAGAGCGTGACGGTCACGGATGCCGAGGCGGCGCTGGCGTGTGTGCGCTTTGTGGATGACGCGCAGCTGGTGGTTGAGGTTGCTTGTGGTGCGACAGTTGCGACGGCGTACAACGGTGCGCTTAGGAAGCATTTCGGTGCGGGCATGTCGGACGAGGAGTGGGCGAAGCAGAACATTGTGCTTATTGTGTGTGGCGGTTCGAATGTGACTATGGAGATGTTGAACGAATACCGTTCAAAATATGGCAATGCTTCATGAAATCATCGCATCGGTACTTGGGAACAGGCAGCATAAAAGAAGGCATCAGCTTGGGCATGCCCCGAGGATAGACTCTGTCCGGCGGATTTGAGGCGAGACCTTAGAAGACACGAGAACGGGACAAGACTAGACATACATGGTTGTAGACAGCTGCCGGGTCATATTCCTCGGCATCAAACCCCCTATCTAGAATACGAGACCTCACGATACTCATCCGCAGCCTTCATGCCAGCAGAAGAGGCCACAAACTCATCCATGTCCCCGAGAACCATCTGAATCTCGCCAAAGTAATTCACCTCCCCCTTCTGCACGAACCCCAGCCGCCGAAATAGCGCAATGCTCGCGGCATTGCCTTCCTTAATCTTCACCATCAAACCCTTCAGCTGCGCCGCCTTCTTGGTCGTTCCCTtgcccccctcccctccatgAACATACTCCTCGAGGATCTGCGCCTTGTTCCGGTGAATGTACGTCAACAGCGTCGTCACGGCGGCATGGCCGATACCCCTGCCGCGGTGCTCCTTGGACGCTACCATGACGTCCACCTCGCCGACGTACAACCCTTCGTTTGCCGCGGCGGCCTGGCCTTCTGCATcttcgtcgtcatcgtcgtcgtaggGATAGGTGAAGAAGTTGATGTCACCAATCATCCGTTCCGAAGCATCAACCTCGCCCGCTTGCACGGTCTCGGTCGACGCCGTCGTCGACGACGAGTCGAGAGGCTGGCAGATGATAAAGGTGAGTTTGTCGTGAGAGGTGCGCCACGACTGCTGGTTCTCGTACTCCTCTTCCAACGTGAGCGGCTCCGACGCTGTGGCTTCCTGGATATCCTGTATGGTAGGAATCGCGCAGTTAGTCTTATATCCCACCCGTCTGCACCATGAATCTGTATCATCACTGGATGACTTCAACGTAAGTGCACTTGTTTGCGGGCTACTGGGCTGACCGGATCACTCATCCACTCATGATATCGTTCCACATGTCTTGCCTCGTAGGGGACGAGAGTCACCCTCGGCGTCACGATGGCTGTTCCGCATGTAAGCGCACATTATCACCCCAAAACAGATCGCGCCACATCTCCGTCTCTGTCTCTCGAGAACAGAAGTGGCGCGCGGGTGCGGTAGGTACATGCCTGTATGCTCATTCAACCTCATTGTGCACTTTGCATAAGTCTTGCTTTCCGTCCTTCACAAGTTCACAACTGCAGCACTCCGTATCCGTAGTTGCTGTCCCTCTCACAGGTTCCACTCCGAAAAGCCAAAACGCCGCCCCGCCGTCTCGCCCACAACAAAGCTCCTCTTCTCTCCTGCAGGCGTCCGAAAAGAGGGGAATGAAGACCTAGTCCAAGGGTACCTGCGGCTAAGACAAGTGTACGATGTGGTCAAGGATGGAGTTCTGGCCCAGAGAGCCCACAGTTCACAAGCTCCCAGCTAAGTCAACGTGCCAGAGTGGTTAATGGGCTGCCCTGCTACGGATCCATCAGGACTTGTCCTGTTCCAGCAGTTGAGGCAGTGGCTTCGGTCGCGCAAGTTCGAATCTTGTCGTTGACGGTgttctctttttttctcGGTCCCAAGAGTTCCCAAGACTTTCGAGGCGAGTGGACATGTGCGAGTTGGAGAGTGAATACTTTTGTGCTGGAGTTGTAGATGCGAAAGCTTGGGGGGAGGGAGCTCACAACCCGGCCCCACTCTGGATAGCTCATCCATGCCTAGGTAGGTGCCACGTAGAACCAAACAGCAAACACAACAACCATTCGGTAGTTTTTTGAATGAGAAAAAGTTGGGAAAAAGAAAATTTGATCATCGGCAACCACGATAGAAACGAAAGATTGTACTAAGAGCAAAAAAAACGCTAACGCGTCAAGGACAGGATTCGAACCTGCGCGACCGAAGCCACTGCCTAATCTGGAATCAAGGTTTGATAGCAGGGCAGCCCATTAACCACTCTGGCACCTTGACTAGTGACTTGCTGTTGAAATGCCAATT is a window encoding:
- a CDS encoding pyridoxal-phosphate dependent enzyme → MGSLGPDAKKPWIQTPCIASATLSRAAGWLLQVPRRRQPHGPRRRRRARRPRIPLLLLLGRQRRPRLRDLACATSAIALNRNATIVVPMTTSPLMISKLRLLGADVRQIGANWAEADAHLREVMLANDPAGVYVPPFDHPHVWDGAATIADELVAELASSSPGNEVEVNGIVCSVGGGGLLAGLAQGVAQNQWPGKEPRLMAVETVGADSLNASVLAGEHVTLPGIKSIAGSLGAVRVAARAWEVARDTPGFQSVTVTDAEAALACVRFVDDAQLVVEVACGATVATAYNGALRKHFGAGMSDEEWAKQNIVLIVCGGSNVTMEMLNEYRSKYGNAS
- a CDS encoding N-acetyltransferase — its product is MWRDLFWGDNDIQEATASEPLTLEEEYENQQSWRTSHDKLTFIICQPLDSSSTTASTETVQAGEVDASERMIGDINFFTYPYDDDDDEDAEGQAAAANEGLYVGEVDVMVASKEHRGRGIGHAAVTTLLTYIHRNKAQILEEYVHGGEGGKGTTKKAAQLKGLMVKIKEGNAASIALFRRLGFVQKGEVNYFGEIQMVLGDMDEFVASSAGMKAADEYREVSYSR